One genomic segment of Blattabacterium sp. (Blaberus giganteus) includes these proteins:
- a CDS encoding ribosome-binding factor A produces the protein MMKEMSLIRNEKLSSIFFMEIAEILNEEIFYSQSENKFLVTLMKICITPDMNLIKVYISIYPFLDKNILKSIRSKSRFYRKLLSKRLRYRVKKIPKLDFFPAIQII, from the coding sequence ATGATGAAAGAAATGAGTTTGATTAGAAATGAGAAATTATCTTCAATATTTTTTATGGAAATAGCAGAAATACTTAATGAGGAAATTTTTTATAGTCAAAGTGAAAATAAATTTTTAGTGACTTTGATGAAGATATGTATTACTCCTGATATGAATTTAATAAAAGTATATATTAGTATTTATCCTTTTTTAGATAAAAATATATTGAAATCTATCCGTTCTAAATCTAGATTTTATAGAAAGTTGCTTTCTAAGAGATTAAGATATCGTGTAAAAAAAATTCCAAAATTGGATTTTTTTCCAGCTATACAAATAATTTAG
- the rpmA gene encoding 50S ribosomal protein L27 produces the protein MAHKKGSGSSRNGRDSIGRRLGIKIYGDQYVNSGNIIVRQRGTKHHPGRNVGIGKDHTLYAIKNGYVSFKKGKKNKSIVSVNNTKTG, from the coding sequence ATGGCTCATAAAAAAGGTTCTGGAAGTTCTAGAAATGGAAGAGATTCAATAGGAAGAAGATTAGGTATTAAAATATATGGGGACCAATACGTAAATTCTGGGAATATCATAGTTCGTCAGCGAGGAACGAAACATCATCCTGGAAGAAATGTAGGAATAGGAAAAGATCATACTTTATACGCTATAAAAAATGGCTATGTTTCTTTTAAAAAGGGAAAAAAAAATAAATCAATTGTTTCTGTAAATAATACGAAAACTGGATAG
- the rplU gene encoding 50S ribosomal protein L21 — protein sequence MTYAIANIKNKQFKLIENQYIYVPHVSSNVGEIILLDQVFLFHKEGELFLGNPFLEEINVKIEVLQHVKGKKIIIFKKKRRKGYQVKNGFRPLFSKIKIISFLEKKQEKK from the coding sequence ATGACATATGCTATTGCTAATATAAAAAATAAACAATTTAAACTTATTGAAAATCAATATATTTATGTTCCTCATGTTTCTTCAAATGTGGGAGAAATAATATTATTGGATCAAGTTTTTTTGTTTCATAAAGAAGGAGAACTTTTTTTAGGAAATCCTTTTTTAGAAGAAATAAACGTAAAAATAGAAGTTTTACAACATGTAAAAGGAAAAAAGATTATTATTTTTAAGAAAAAAAGAAGAAAAGGATATCAGGTAAAAAATGGATTTAGACCTTTATTTTCAAAAATCAAAATAATATCTTTTTTAGAAAAAAAACAAGAAAAAAAATAA
- a CDS encoding aminotransferase class V-fold PLP-dependent enzyme, whose protein sequence is MFSEKEIQEIRNQFPILKEKIYSNPLVYVDNAATTQKPLQVIQASQNYYYTINSNVHRGVHYLSNKATLYVENVRKKIQEFIHARHSYEIIFTKGTTESINLVVSSMDDFIKKGDEIIISCIEHHSNIVPWQILCKKKGAILKIISIYKNGFLKLQDFESLISKRTKIVSISHISNVLGIINPVKYIIEKAHEYGSLVLIDGAQVPSNLDLNVQKLNVDFYVFSAHKMYGPTGIGILYGKKKILEKLNPYQFGGEMIKNVSFDNTTYSDLPFKFEAGTPNIEGIIVWGSAIDFVKKIGISNIQSYKKKLLKYAIQRLSSIDGIQLYGNISDLSKKSSIISFNLDELHCFDVGSVLDRLGIAVRTGHLCAQPLMNFFKVSGMIRISFSVYNTFKEIDYLFECILKAKKILLKN, encoded by the coding sequence ATGTTTTCAGAAAAAGAAATACAGGAAATAAGAAATCAATTTCCTATTTTAAAAGAAAAAATATATTCTAATCCTTTAGTTTACGTAGATAATGCGGCTACAACTCAAAAACCTTTACAGGTTATTCAAGCTTCCCAGAACTATTACTATACCATAAATTCTAATGTTCATAGAGGGGTTCATTATCTTAGTAATAAAGCGACTCTATATGTAGAAAATGTCAGAAAAAAAATTCAAGAGTTTATTCATGCAAGACATTCTTATGAAATTATATTTACGAAAGGAACTACAGAATCGATTAATTTGGTCGTTTCTAGTATGGACGATTTTATAAAAAAAGGAGATGAAATTATTATTTCTTGTATTGAACATCATTCAAACATTGTTCCATGGCAGATTCTTTGTAAAAAAAAAGGAGCTATTTTAAAAATAATATCCATTTATAAAAATGGTTTTTTAAAATTACAAGACTTTGAATCTTTAATTTCAAAAAGAACAAAAATAGTATCTATTAGTCATATATCTAATGTTTTAGGTATTATTAATCCTGTTAAATATATTATTGAAAAAGCTCATGAATATGGGTCTTTAGTTCTAATTGATGGAGCTCAAGTTCCTTCAAACTTAGATTTGAACGTTCAAAAATTAAATGTTGATTTTTATGTTTTTTCTGCTCATAAAATGTATGGACCTACTGGCATTGGTATATTATATGGAAAAAAAAAAATATTAGAAAAGTTAAATCCTTATCAATTTGGAGGAGAAATGATTAAAAATGTAAGTTTTGATAATACAACTTATTCAGATTTACCGTTTAAATTTGAAGCAGGTACTCCAAATATAGAAGGAATTATTGTATGGGGATCTGCTATAGATTTCGTAAAAAAAATAGGTATATCAAATATTCAATCTTATAAAAAAAAACTTTTGAAATACGCAATTCAACGTTTAAGTTCTATAGATGGAATTCAATTATATGGAAACATCAGTGATTTATCTAAAAAATCTAGTATTATTTCTTTTAACTTAGATGAGTTACATTGTTTTGATGTAGGTAGTGTTTTAGATCGTTTAGGAATTGCGGTTAGAACTGGACATTTATGTGCACAACCTCTTATGAATTTTTTTAAAGTGTCAGGAATGATTCGTATTAGTTTTTCTGTATATAATACTTTTAAAGAAATAGATTACTTATTTGAATGTATTTTAAAGGCAAAAAAAATATTGTTAAAGAATTAA
- the sufD gene encoding Fe-S cluster assembly protein SufD, with product MQLKEKITLLINNFKKKENSYISFLQQQHTDFFHKKGFPYSINEEWKNTDIESIINQDYDLIYNNVKIESIEREKVEELTFLKKEKSLILIFIDGKYNPDLSYVHAENIILSNIASLKDNEIRNFYGKLSCKYDAFYTLNTIFSKDGAYIYIPNNVILENPIEILHISTGIESKIMLNNRNLIVIGEHSSVKIIEHYKCLRKHFAFINSVSEIYAMDCSVIDYYKIQNDLVETSIIDNTFLKQKNNSKCTVYTFSLQGNFIRNNLNFYSNGKKTYSYLYGISILSGKQLVDHHTLIDHLCSDSYSFQLYKNILCEKSKGIFNGKIIVNEFIKEINAFQKNHNIILSNEACIYTKPQLKIYSEYVKCSHGCTVGNIQESELFYLQSRGISEKKAKMLLLFSFLEEMLVPIHIFELKKFIHKKIREKLNKHL from the coding sequence ATGCAATTAAAAGAAAAAATAACTTTATTGATTAATAATTTTAAAAAAAAAGAAAACTCTTACATATCTTTTTTGCAACAGCAACATACTGACTTTTTCCATAAAAAAGGATTTCCTTATTCCATAAACGAAGAATGGAAAAATACGGACATTGAATCAATTATTAACCAAGATTATGATCTTATTTACAATAATGTAAAAATAGAAAGTATAGAACGTGAAAAAGTAGAAGAATTAACTTTTCTTAAAAAAGAAAAATCTTTGATTTTAATTTTTATAGATGGAAAATATAATCCTGATCTTTCTTATGTTCATGCAGAAAATATTATTTTATCAAATATAGCATCACTAAAAGATAATGAAATTAGAAATTTTTATGGAAAATTGTCATGTAAATATGATGCATTTTATACGTTAAATACAATTTTCTCAAAAGATGGAGCATATATTTATATTCCTAATAATGTTATTTTAGAAAATCCTATAGAAATATTGCATATTTCTACAGGTATTGAATCTAAAATTATGTTAAATAACAGAAATTTGATTGTGATAGGAGAACATTCTTCTGTTAAAATTATAGAACATTATAAGTGTTTAAGGAAACATTTCGCTTTTATTAATTCTGTTAGCGAAATTTATGCTATGGATTGTAGTGTAATTGATTACTATAAAATACAAAATGATTTAGTAGAAACTTCTATAATAGATAATACATTTTTAAAACAAAAAAATAATAGTAAATGTACCGTTTATACTTTTTCTCTTCAAGGAAATTTTATAAGAAATAATTTGAATTTTTATTCTAATGGAAAAAAAACTTATTCTTATTTATATGGAATTTCTATTTTATCAGGAAAACAATTAGTGGATCATCATACTTTGATAGATCATTTATGTTCAGATTCTTATAGTTTTCAATTGTACAAAAATATTTTATGTGAAAAATCTAAGGGAATTTTTAATGGAAAAATAATAGTTAATGAATTTATAAAAGAAATAAATGCTTTTCAAAAAAATCATAATATTATTCTTTCTAACGAAGCATGTATATATACCAAACCTCAATTAAAAATATATTCTGAATATGTAAAATGTTCACATGGTTGTACCGTAGGTAATATTCAAGAATCTGAATTATTTTATCTTCAATCAAGAGGAATTTCTGAAAAAAAAGCTAAAATGTTATTGTTATTTTCTTTTTTAGAGGAAATGTTAGTTCCAATTCATATTTTTGAATTGAAAAAATTTATACATAAAAAAATCAGGGAAAAATTAAATAAACATTTATAA